ACATGGCTTATGAGATGTGTCCAGACAGCAACTTTCTCGGTCTCGGTCAATGGTGAATTAGAAGGATTTTTTCCAAATACAAGAGGCATCAGGCAGGGCTGTTCTCTCTCGCCATATCTGTATGTAATAGTGAGCAACGTGCTATCGAAACTCATTAATAAAGCAGTGGCAGCAGGGAAGATTGGTTACCACCCATCGTGTCAGGAAATTCATTTGTCACACTTGAGATTTGCGGATGATATTGTTATATTTACTGATGGGACTCCAAGCTCGCTAGCGTGAGTACTTGAGGTCTTCGAAGAGTTTGCTAGTATGTCCGGCCTATGTATCAATGTGGGGAAGTCCACTGTTTTTGCAGCTGGAAGAGGGAAACATGAACTTGAGGCTGCGGCTGGTGTAGCAGGCCTCTCTGTCTCAGCACTTCCGATTACCTACTTGGGGTTACCACTCACTACGAAATTGATGTCACGTAGTGATTATGACCGCTTCTGGTGAAGATACGTAACAGAATTCTAAGTTGGACGAGTAAAGCCCTATCATACGCTGGAAGGCTGCAGTTGATAAGGTCTGTTATAGCCCCTGTTCGAAAACTCGGGCGCCTAGCCGAGTACTCGTCCGAGTAGGCGCTAGGCGAGAGCCAACCGCCACGATTTTAGCCAAATCGGCTCTACAAATCGGAAAACCgtttaaaaatggtaaaaaactCGACTAGGTGCTTAAAAATCGGATTTAACCGATTAGTTTCGCGTAATAATTGAACTTGCACTGACAAATTGTGGCCCTTAAAACAAAGCTCGCTTGTCTGAGAATTATTGAGACTTTGTTCTTCTATTTATAAGCGACTCGAAGACCACTCTTCCTCGTTGTTAACCGATGTGGGACAAAATGTaagtgttttttaatttttttttaaatattcgcACTGATAAAAAAGAAGGCAAAGACACAAATTAGGGAAATCGAACCCGCTACCTCCTAGAATAACATAACCATCTCAAGCCACTGGACTATGATGTTTCGACATTTGTTTGTCTcgtatatgtgtatatatataagtatgtatAAAACTTTTACTATCAGATTTGTTacataaacatattataaatatattaaatcatattaaaaaataggCTCGATTAATCTCCGATTAATCTCCGAATTTTTGATAACTCGCTAGGCTTGGGGTtgccgcccgactagcgcctagcgtagttTCGAACAGGGGTTATAGCTAGTATAACCAACTTTTGGTGTGCTGCCTTCTCTCTTCCTCAGGGCTGTATCGACGAAATCGAAAGTATGTGCTCTGCTTTTCTCTGGAGTGAATCTCCAAACATAACCAGTAAAGCTAAGATTTCATGGGAGGAGGTTTGTACCCCGAAGGAAGAAGGTGGGTTAGGAGTGAGAAGAATAAAGGATGTAGTTCATGTATTCTATGTGAAACTAATATGGCGGTTGTTTAAAGCTTCAGACTCCTTATGGGCTGCCTGGGTAAGGACTTGCTTGATTCACAATGAATCTTTTTGGGATGTTAAGGAGCGGGCAGTAGGTTCTTGGGCGTGGAAAAATTTGCTGAAGCTCCGGCCTCTCGCACAAAAATtcctacaaatggagattcacAATGGCAAGTCTATTCGATTTTGGCCTAATCTGTGGCACCCACTAGGTAGATTGATTGATCTCATGGGGGATAGAGGTCCACAACAGCTAGGGGTTATGCAGAATGCTACTATAGATGAAGTTTTCGTTGGAAATGAATGGCATTTTCGCAACTGCAGAGATTCGACCATTAGAGGCCTGGCTGACCAGATTAGAGAGTATAGAATCCATCTAGTTGCTGATGTGGAAGACGCTGTACTCTGGAGAGATGGCTTAACGGAGTACCAGAGTCGATTCTCGTCTGGAGAAACCTCGAATCTTGTTCGTACGCAAGGAGATTTCAAAGAGTGGAGTAAGGCAGTGTGGTTTACCCAAGGAGTTCCTAGATTTAGTTATATAACGTGGCTGGCGGTTAAAGACAGATTAGCGACATGCAGTAGAATGAGAAGTTGGGGTCAAATACAAGGATGTATCTTCTGTGGGGAGCCTGAGGAATCAAGGGACCATTTATATTTTGCGTGTCCCTACACTTTTACACTCTGGTTGGAGGTTACTGGAACGTTGTTGTCAAATGGGGCTAGTCCTGATTGGACCACGACACTGCAGTATCTTACAGCCAGGCCGCATGACTATCTATCCTCTATACTTGTGAGGCTAGTGTTTCAGGTCTCGGTCTACTACATATGGATCGAGAGGAATGAGGGTAGACACAACCAGCGGACGCGTGCAGTAGGTCAGCTTGCGCGCATTATAGACAAAGTTGTCAGGAACTGAATCACGTCCACGAGATATCATGAGAAGCCAAAGCTTCGGGGACTCCTACATAAGTGGTTTAGCACACATAGTTAGGATATAGAATTTATATTCTTTAAGAGTATTCTTGTACATATACTCTctatttgatcaataaatttaacatttcatcaaaaaaaaacatggagattagggcaaatccccAATTAACTTGTAGTTTCCTAAAAAGTCTATGCTGCTGGAATATGCACTCGGGTTGCCCCGTTCGATCGACAGCCAATCGGACTGCTCTGCGTGAAAAAAACTCCAAATTGCACTCTTTTCTGTCATTTTTGCTCCAAGTGGTCTATCTTCTCTCATGTACAACTTCAGACCTCTAATGACTCGAAAAATAGTAGGAAGagtcgataaagacttgaaaatcaattataaaacatatatacaagatgtcaaaaacaccatatatcaatacCGCAAGTTAGAAAACAAACTTGGATGCAGGGGCCAAGGCCGTCTAACAGCACGCGCAAGTGGAGCGGTCGAACAGGaccccaaaatataaaaataaaaagtttaagaattttttaaaatatatagataaattatggtaagaaactttaaaattttagatataatgctaaatttagaatttataattaaaaaaaaatcagacaaagttattaaattttaaaattacttgataaaatgtatgattaatatttttttttgaacagggtataaaatttatttgagaCGGCCGGGCGAAGCTATTTTGCAAACAATGTGTTGCACTTGCATCtacaatattttgaaaaatttagtgtattgtataatttatttgttttatgtgCACCCACTGGAATTTGCAAGTATGCACTCGATAAGGAAAATTCTTTTAGAGGAATAAAAAAACAGTTTGCTTTGGAAAATAAGTTAACCTCAAAATTGGGAGATCAGAccgcatatatatatactaggggttagcccgccctacgggcggggcGGGTGAATCTAcaataaaactatttaatattttaattattttaatttattaaaaatttaaaataataaatatattttaattcaatattatattaaaaattttattaaattttgttggtTTGAGTTAAAAGAACGACTAACAGATTTTTAGTgaacataaattattaaataaaaaattatagaaaatgtaatgatttataTAACATGTTAGAACAATATCTATTCaccaaatttatttttcttgcaTAAAATTAACcttgaaaaaattaatatatttctaCACCTCAATTCACTCATCggatttattttaatagatatgtTCATTTTTGTTCataatagaaaatgaaaaatactctttttattttccttaaaactaatttatatacacctaaattagttaaaaataaaacatagagaGAGCAAACAGTAACATTTGTAGACTTATCCATCTATGTTGGTTATATTGTCTCCTTGCTGttgacaaaaaggaaaaaaaaagattgaccCCTTGCCCTTCAATTATAACAACTAACAACTTCAGTGTCAAAGCTAACTAAGACCATTGTATTTTAGGTTATCACATAGTTTTGAGAAGGTTGTAAATCAATCGTTAGGAAATGTATTAGATATTTTTagcaacaataaaaaaaaatgtatggaTATGTTGGCATAAAAGTTGCACGATAGCGTCACCTAATTGACAATTGTTTTAGTATTTAGTTtgatctttgattttttttgtgaagaagatgatggagaAGCATCAATAGTTCACAACCAAGAGAATtgcaaatatttatttgtatcaaTCATGATTAGAGAATGTAttaattagcaaaaaaaagtcAGATAATAAGCAAATGACTTTGGAGAAAAtcatgagaaagatgaagataaaGATAGAGATGGTTCACATAggaaatgacaaaaaaaaatacagagttCCAGTTTCTGATTACTCTCATATCTCATCCCACCATTTGGAAGACCATTAAGATTCACTCAGAATGAACATGCGACAGTGAACTCACCAACTCAACATCACCAACTCAACATCACCAACTCAACAGTGAGATCTCCATATGTATAAAAACCACATCCTAATTTTTCTCATCCTAATCGTCGTCCACCGCACAATACCTCTGGATCTGTTAACACATCCAAGACAAATTTAAACTCAATGATATTGTTTAACTCACAAGAAACaaatgaagagaagaaagacgaATTCCAAAGCATTTTTTATGGGAAATACTTCTCTCTCGCGCTTGGGAAGATAACATTTGACTAAGCATCACTTGTCTACGTTCATCAGCTTCCCTAAACATATGTTCCAATCAGAGAATAGTTTAGCTCAACATAGAGTTTTTTTTCAGCTAATAGATAACAAACGATACACCTTTTAGCATTTTCTTGCGCTCTCTATTGATCTGGATTCTGATGATTGCATGCTTCCCCTGCACATCAGGTTAGTTCACAATGAGTCACAAAATGCAATTTTtctcaattgaaaaaaaaaacagaactggCATACGTGAAGGTTATTAGAAATTAAAAGTTACAGTGCCATGTTCCTCTGCCTGATAGCTTCTTGTTCATGTTCTGCCTGCACAGAAGGAAGTAAAATGGGCAGATATATAAACACAAATTTTGCAAAAATCTCAACTTTGGAAGAAGAATTCGACGCGTACCATCCCGATTCTCGAGTGGGTTTGAGAATTCACCATGACGAAAAGCTACTGTCTCGAGAGTGAAAGGTCGCGACGGAGATATCAAGTGCTGGTTATCTACGCGATACCAAACAATCTTAAGCCCCCATCCCCCGATGAAAATCGAATTACATCGTCGAGATATAAATCCAATAACGCAAACAATAAAAGACAAAGAGACGAATAAAAAAAGAACAGAGATCGAGATGCCTAAACAACGGATACCATCAGCAGGTGAGGCTTACCCCGTGAGATGTTTTTCTTAGAAGGTCCTAATGGTTTTTAACGTACATCAAAATTTACAGTAGTTACTTATCCATCAAGCAGGACCAGATCGAGACCCATCGactttcctcctttcttgacacaAAATTTATACTACGGCCTATGTTGAGCTCTGAGAATTGGAGCTGTTGATTAGCCATTATCGGATATTGGTGAGAGAGCTTTAGGGTTGTGCCATTAAAGGCGGACCAAATAGATGATTGTGAAGACGCTCAAACCCTCTATATATACTCCATGAGCGAGCTTGAAGAAGAAGTAAAGAAGCAAGATAAAGTTGTGGGTATTGAGTTTTCAATTCCATAAAGACTGCCGTTTTTGAGTTGAATCGCTGGGAAGGGGATTTGGAACGGCGAGGGTTGATTAGgttaaagaaaaatcaaaatgaataaCACATGTTTTTAGGAGTGCCACGTGTCAACAAAAGCCCCATGCTTCCTGGTGATGTGGAGGGCTGAGGAGAGACCAAAGTCtcctttattatataagattcCAAAGGTTTGAGTTCGAAGCTACAGAGAGAACTTACACAAAAAAACGCTTAGCGACCACACATTAAACATTCatcgtttttttctttctctctaataGGACCCAAAGAGATGGGCGATACCTAGCGATATAGGCTAAGCTGTGACGACCGTTTGCTTTACCAACAGCAGCTTCTCCTCGATTACAAGCACAAGAAGATACTTTTGTTAGGGACCCAAAGAGTAGTCTGGGAATGTTGCATTGTCATTTTCCGAATGCTTCCGTGTTCCGTCTTACTTAGGTTTTAAGGCAATCTTTGAAGCTGTCAATAATGTTTATCAGCATGAAGGGAAGGGACCTCCAAGAGTTGAAGCATCCCGCATTCTTTTATCTCCCATTCTTCGGACCTTTCTACAAGTGAATAGTCGAACTGGATCTCGAACACAAAAACAAGCTCGGTGGAAGTCATCTCCTCTGTTTCAACCTCAACCTCGAATGCGTACAGATGCCCCGGAACAACCCGTTCTGCTATTTTAAAACAAGTATTGAGATCATTCCCTCTAGACGTGATTCTACAGCACACATATGCTCTTCGCCAACATCTTAAGTCATTTTCGTCCACATCACCAGGTAATATGATGCAAGCCTTAAATTTGGTTGATGTGCCAAGAGGCATTTGAGTCAACTTCACAGTTAAGGAACTCCCAGATGATCGGTATGTGAAGCACTGAGGCACTTCTTGAGCGGGAAAGACTGCATATTCATTGGTTGGAGTCTGGATGATGAGATCTCTCGCTTCTTGATTTAGTTTGAAGCAGTTATGGAAGCTGAGACGAATATCCGGATTTCGAAAAGAGAAATCCACTCTCTCCAGGGACTCACAAATTTCTGCATCTAGTTTACGTAGCGAATCGGGAAGCTACGGGAGTGATACCAGCTTCTCCATTCCATTTAGTACAAGTTGACGTAAACCAGATAAGCTCCCCATCCATGGATCAAACTCTTCAATGTCTGTAGAGGAAG
The window above is part of the Brassica napus cultivar Da-Ae chromosome C8, Da-Ae, whole genome shotgun sequence genome. Proteins encoded here:
- the LOC106427811 gene encoding probable disease resistance protein RPP1; the encoded protein is MVELPSSTDIEEFDPWMGSLSGLRQLVLNGMEKLVSLPFHNCFKLNQEARDLIIQTPTNEYAVFPAQEVPQCFTYRSSGSSLTVKLTQMPLGTSTKFKACIILPGDVDENDLRCWRRAYVCCRITSRGNDLNTCFKIAERVVPGHLYAFEVEVETEEMTSTELVFVFEIQFDYSLVERSEEWEIKECGMLQLLEVPSLHADKHY